From Crassaminicella indica, one genomic window encodes:
- a CDS encoding glycine/sarcosine/betaine reductase component B subunit, producing MRLELGKINISDVQFGDMTKVENGTLYVNKEEIINIIMEDDHIKSAQVELAKPGEATRITPVKDVIEPRVKVEGQGGIFPGVINKVTTVGSGRTHVLKGAAVVTCGKIVGFQEGIIDMSGPGAEYTPFSKLNNICLVIEPIDGLKQHEYEAAVRMAGLKVASFIGKAGRELVPDEVEVYETKPLFESVKEYPDLPKVAYVYMLQTQGLLHDTYVYGVDAKKIVPTILYPTEIMDGAILSGNCVSACDKNTTYHHQNNPIIHDLYERHGKDINFVGVIITNENVYLADKERSSNWTAKLCKYLGLEGVIVSQEGFGNPDTDLIMNCKKIEDEGVKTVIVTDEYAGRDGASQSLADADPKADAVVTGGNANEIIILPPMKKIIGMLDYVDKIAGGFDGSLRHDGSIEVELQVITGATNELGFNKLSATGF from the coding sequence GTGCGCCTAGAATTGGGGAAAATTAATATTAGCGATGTTCAATTTGGTGATATGACCAAAGTAGAAAATGGAACATTATATGTAAATAAGGAAGAAATCATCAACATTATCATGGAAGATGATCATATCAAAAGCGCACAGGTAGAACTTGCCAAGCCAGGGGAAGCAACTAGAATAACTCCTGTAAAGGATGTTATTGAGCCAAGAGTAAAAGTTGAAGGGCAAGGTGGCATATTTCCTGGAGTAATAAATAAAGTTACTACTGTAGGTTCAGGCCGCACGCATGTATTAAAGGGAGCTGCAGTTGTTACTTGCGGCAAAATTGTTGGATTTCAGGAAGGTATCATTGATATGAGTGGTCCTGGAGCCGAGTATACTCCATTTTCAAAGCTAAACAATATTTGTTTAGTAATTGAACCAATAGATGGTTTAAAACAACATGAATATGAAGCTGCTGTAAGAATGGCAGGATTAAAAGTAGCTAGCTTTATTGGTAAAGCTGGTAGAGAATTGGTACCAGATGAAGTAGAAGTTTATGAAACAAAACCATTATTTGAGAGTGTCAAAGAGTATCCTGATTTACCAAAAGTAGCATATGTATACATGCTTCAAACACAAGGGTTGCTTCATGATACTTATGTTTATGGAGTAGATGCAAAAAAAATTGTTCCTACAATTCTTTATCCAACAGAGATAATGGATGGAGCAATACTTAGTGGTAATTGTGTATCTGCTTGTGATAAAAATACAACTTATCATCATCAAAATAATCCAATTATTCATGACTTATATGAAAGACATGGTAAGGATATAAATTTTGTAGGAGTAATTATTACAAATGAAAATGTATATCTTGCAGATAAAGAAAGATCATCAAATTGGACTGCTAAGCTTTGCAAATATTTAGGTCTTGAGGGAGTAATTGTATCTCAAGAGGGCTTTGGAAATCCAGACACAGATCTTATTATGAATTGCAAGAAAATAGAAGACGAAGGTGTAAAAACTGTAATTGTAACAGATGAATATGCAGGTCGTGATGGGGCATCTCAATCTCTTGCAGATGCAGATCCAAAAGCAGATGCTGTAGTAACAGGTGGAAATGCAAATGAAATCATTATTCTTCCACCGATGAAGAAAATAATAGGTATGCTAGATTATGTTGATAAAATTGCTGGAGGATTTGATGGCAGTTTAAGACATGATGGAAGTATTGAAGTGGAACTTCAAGTGATTACTGGTGCAACAAATGAATTAGGATTTAATAAGTTATCTGCTACAGGCTTTTAA
- the grdA gene encoding glycine/sarcosine/betaine reductase complex selenoprotein A: MGLFEGKKVIIIGDRDGIPGPAIEECLKGTGCEVVFSATECFVUTAAGAMDLENQNRVKNLTEKYGAENIIVIFGAAEAEAAGLAAETVTNGDPTFAGSLAGVQLGLRTYHAVEPEFKDAVDPEVYEEQIGMMEMVLDVDAIVEEMRSMREQFCKY; this comes from the coding sequence ATGGGTTTATTTGAAGGTAAGAAAGTCATCATCATTGGTGACAGAGATGGGATACCAGGTCCTGCTATTGAAGAATGTTTAAAAGGCACAGGCTGTGAAGTAGTTTTTTCTGCTACAGAGTGCTTTGTCTGAACGGCAGCAGGAGCAATGGACCTAGAAAATCAAAATAGGGTTAAAAATTTAACAGAAAAGTATGGTGCAGAAAATATTATAGTAATTTTTGGAGCAGCAGAAGCAGAAGCTGCAGGATTAGCTGCTGAAACTGTAACAAATGGAGACCCTACTTTTGCAGGTTCATTAGCGGGAGTCCAGTTAGGACTTAGAACATACCATGCTGTAGAGCCAGAATTTAAAGATGCTGTAGATCCAGAGGTGTATGAAGAGCAAATTGGTATGATGGAAATGGTATTAGATGTTGATGCAATTGTCGAAGAAATGAGATCGATGAGAGAACAATTCTGTAAATATTAA
- the grdB gene encoding glycine reductase complex selenoprotein B: MSTIRVVHYINQFFAGIGGEEKADIKPEVREGVVGPGMALKAAFKDEAEIVATVICGDSYFNENIEEAKAVIIDMVKKYHPDMFIAGPAFNAGRYGVACGTISKAVKEELNIPVVTAMYPENPGADMFKKDIYIIETGNSAATMRKAIPALAKLALKLGKGEEVKAPSIEGYIPRGIRKNIFREERGSKRAVDMLIKKLNGEDYVTEYPMPEFDHVTPGKAIKDISKAKLAIVTSGGIVPKGNPDHIESSSASKYGKYDIADFSDLTSETHETAHGGYDPVYANEDADRVLPVDVLRELEKEGKIGELHRYFYTTVGNGTSVANAKKFAEQYAQELVADGVEAVILTSTUGTCTRCGATMVKEIERTGIPVVHMCTVVPISLTVGANRIVPTIAIPHPLGNPALDLEEEKKLRKRLVEKALKALETEIEDQTVFED; this comes from the coding sequence ATGAGCACTATTAGAGTTGTTCATTATATAAACCAATTCTTTGCAGGTATTGGAGGAGAAGAAAAAGCAGATATAAAACCTGAGGTAAGAGAAGGAGTTGTAGGGCCTGGAATGGCTTTAAAAGCAGCTTTTAAGGATGAAGCCGAAATTGTTGCTACAGTTATTTGTGGTGACTCCTATTTTAATGAAAATATTGAAGAAGCAAAAGCTGTTATTATTGATATGGTGAAAAAGTATCATCCGGATATGTTTATTGCAGGTCCAGCTTTTAATGCAGGTAGATACGGTGTAGCGTGTGGAACGATTAGTAAAGCTGTAAAAGAAGAGCTAAATATTCCTGTTGTAACAGCTATGTATCCAGAAAATCCTGGAGCAGATATGTTTAAAAAGGATATTTATATTATAGAAACAGGAAATTCTGCTGCTACAATGAGAAAAGCTATTCCAGCATTAGCAAAGCTTGCATTAAAACTTGGAAAAGGTGAAGAAGTAAAAGCGCCTAGTATTGAAGGATATATTCCGAGAGGAATAAGAAAAAATATATTTAGAGAAGAAAGAGGCTCAAAGAGAGCTGTAGATATGTTGATTAAAAAGCTTAATGGTGAAGATTATGTTACAGAATATCCGATGCCTGAGTTTGATCATGTTACACCAGGTAAAGCTATTAAAGATATATCAAAAGCAAAATTAGCAATAGTTACTTCTGGAGGGATTGTACCGAAAGGAAATCCAGACCATATCGAATCATCAAGTGCATCTAAATATGGCAAATATGATATAGCTGATTTTAGTGATTTAACATCTGAAACCCATGAAACAGCACATGGTGGTTATGACCCTGTTTATGCAAATGAAGATGCTGATAGAGTATTACCTGTTGATGTATTAAGGGAATTAGAAAAAGAAGGGAAAATCGGAGAACTTCATAGATACTTCTATACAACTGTAGGGAATGGTACATCTGTTGCAAATGCTAAGAAATTTGCAGAACAATATGCACAAGAATTGGTGGCAGATGGTGTAGAAGCTGTTATTCTAACATCTACCTGAGGAACTTGTACGCGTTGCGGTGCAACAATGGTAAAAGAAATAGAAAGAACAGGAATTCCTGTTGTGCATATGTGTACTGTTGTTCCTATTTCATTAACAGTTGGAGCAAATAGAATCGTACCTACAATAGCTATTCCTCATCCGCTAGGGAATCCAGCGCTAGACCTAGAGGAAGAGAAAAAATTAAGAAAAAGATTGGTTGAAAAAGCATTAAAAGCATTAGAAACAGAAATAGAAGATCAAACTGTTTTTGAAGATTAA
- the grdC gene encoding glycine/sarcosine/betaine reductase complex component C subunit beta: MSYPVIKGAGYVLVHTPDMIIHNGTTQTTERVTNPDSEYLKKLPEHIRSYEEVLNYAPNQVYIGNMHPEELREYALPWCSKDANCKDRFGKFGEIMPQDEFIALMKIVDAFDLVKIEKGFNKILKEKLRHHHLLKDDVARLKEGEELSEIEKFINEQNAEAIYHEGNLVGCVKRAHDVDANLTSHILFENLVVKASGVLAFKHLVDKNNLNVADIDYIIECSEEACGDMNQRGGGNFAKAIAECSGAINATGSDTRGFCAAPTHALIQAASLVKAGTYENVVIVAGGATAKLGMNGKDHVKKELPILEDVVGAFAILVSKNDGINPIIRTDLVGRHTVGTGSSPQAVITSLVTAPLDKGGLKITDIDKYSVEMQNPDITKPAGAGDVPEANYKMIGALGVKRKELDRKELLNFVKEHGMPGWAPTQGHIPSGVPYIGFAKEDLTEGKLNRVMIIGKGSLFLGRMTNLFDGVSVVIERNSGVEETVGVSKEEIKNMIAEAMKDFASHLLKE; encoded by the coding sequence ATGAGTTATCCAGTAATTAAAGGTGCAGGATATGTTCTTGTACATACTCCTGATATGATCATTCATAATGGAACAACTCAGACTACAGAAAGAGTTACAAACCCTGATTCAGAATACCTTAAAAAGCTTCCAGAGCATATTAGAAGCTATGAAGAGGTTTTAAATTATGCTCCTAATCAAGTGTACATAGGGAATATGCATCCAGAGGAATTAAGAGAATATGCTTTGCCGTGGTGTAGTAAAGATGCTAATTGCAAGGATCGTTTTGGGAAATTTGGAGAAATTATGCCTCAGGATGAGTTCATTGCGCTTATGAAGATTGTAGATGCATTTGATCTTGTAAAAATAGAAAAGGGCTTTAATAAAATATTAAAAGAAAAGCTTAGGCATCATCATTTATTGAAGGATGATGTAGCAAGGCTAAAGGAAGGAGAAGAATTATCTGAAATTGAGAAGTTTATAAATGAGCAGAATGCTGAAGCTATTTATCATGAGGGAAATTTAGTTGGTTGTGTAAAAAGAGCTCATGATGTAGATGCAAATTTAACTTCACATATTCTTTTTGAAAATTTAGTAGTAAAAGCTTCTGGTGTTCTTGCGTTTAAACATCTTGTTGATAAGAATAATCTCAATGTAGCAGATATTGACTATATTATAGAGTGTTCAGAGGAAGCTTGTGGAGATATGAATCAAAGAGGTGGAGGAAACTTTGCAAAGGCTATTGCAGAATGTTCAGGTGCTATAAATGCAACAGGTTCAGATACAAGAGGCTTTTGTGCAGCACCAACTCATGCATTGATTCAGGCAGCATCTCTTGTAAAGGCTGGAACCTATGAGAATGTAGTTATAGTAGCAGGAGGAGCTACAGCAAAGCTTGGAATGAATGGAAAAGACCATGTAAAAAAAGAATTGCCTATATTAGAAGATGTAGTAGGTGCATTTGCAATACTTGTTAGTAAAAATGACGGTATAAATCCAATCATTAGAACGGATTTAGTAGGAAGACATACAGTAGGTACAGGTTCATCTCCACAAGCAGTAATCACTTCATTAGTTACAGCACCTCTTGATAAGGGAGGACTAAAGATTACAGATATTGATAAATATTCTGTTGAAATGCAGAATCCAGATATTACAAAACCAGCAGGAGCAGGAGACGTGCCAGAAGCAAACTACAAAATGATTGGTGCTTTAGGAGTTAAAAGAAAAGAATTAGATAGAAAAGAGCTTCTAAATTTCGTGAAAGAACATGGTATGCCTGGTTGGGCACCAACACAAGGACATATTCCGTCAGGAGTTCCTTATATAGGCTTTGCTAAGGAGGATTTAACAGAAGGTAAATTAAATAGAGTGATGATTATAGGAAAGGGAAGCTTATTTTTAGGGCGTATGACAAACCTGTTTGATGGTGTATCTGTAGTTATTGAAAGAAATTCAGGAGTAGAAGAAACAGTAGGGGTATCAAAAGAAGAGATAAAAAATATGATAGCGGAGGCTATGAAAGATTTCGCATCACATCTACTAAAGGAATAG
- the grdD gene encoding glycine/sarcosine/betaine reductase complex component C subunit alpha: protein MGQKRAVKQIIGKTFIEIADAIKSGEFGEKIRIGLTILGSEHGTENLVKGAEIAAKKGENFDIVLIGPKVDTYLEIVEVESEKDMHKKMEELLDSGYIKACVTMHYSFPVGVSTVGRVITPGYGKEMFIGTTTGTSSVNRTEAMVKNALYGIITAKAMGIENPTVGILNVDGARQVERALKELRDNGYNINFAESMRSDGGAIMRGNDLLAGTADVMVIDTLTGNIMMKVFSSFTTGGSYEGLGYGYGPGVGEDYDKIILILSRASGIPVVSNALSYAAKVTKGKILEIAKEEFEKAKKAKLDEILKHLRKDYKKETESEEGVVAPSKEVVTGSISGIDIMDLEAAVKVLWKTGIYAESGMGCTGPIVLVNEERIDIATEVLAKAGFIEKERDIC, encoded by the coding sequence ATGGGACAAAAAAGAGCGGTGAAACAAATAATAGGAAAAACCTTTATAGAAATTGCTGATGCTATAAAAAGTGGCGAATTTGGAGAAAAAATAAGGATAGGCCTTACAATATTAGGAAGTGAGCATGGCACAGAAAATTTAGTAAAGGGTGCTGAAATAGCAGCAAAAAAAGGAGAAAACTTTGATATTGTTCTTATTGGACCAAAGGTGGATACATATTTAGAAATTGTAGAAGTAGAATCAGAGAAGGATATGCATAAAAAAATGGAGGAATTATTAGATAGTGGATACATAAAAGCATGTGTAACTATGCACTACAGCTTTCCAGTTGGTGTGTCAACAGTAGGAAGAGTAATCACGCCAGGGTATGGAAAAGAAATGTTTATAGGAACAACAACAGGAACATCATCAGTAAATAGAACAGAGGCAATGGTAAAAAATGCATTGTATGGAATAATTACAGCAAAAGCGATGGGGATAGAAAATCCAACAGTAGGAATATTAAATGTAGATGGAGCAAGACAGGTAGAAAGAGCATTAAAGGAACTAAGAGATAATGGATATAATATTAACTTTGCAGAATCCATGCGTTCAGATGGCGGAGCCATAATGAGAGGAAATGATCTTCTTGCAGGAACAGCAGATGTGATGGTAATAGATACGCTTACAGGAAATATTATGATGAAAGTATTTTCATCATTCACAACGGGAGGAAGCTATGAAGGCTTAGGATATGGATATGGTCCGGGTGTAGGAGAAGATTATGATAAAATCATTCTTATCCTATCAAGAGCATCAGGAATACCAGTAGTATCAAATGCCCTTAGCTATGCGGCAAAGGTAACAAAAGGAAAAATACTAGAAATAGCAAAGGAAGAATTTGAAAAAGCAAAGAAAGCAAAGCTTGATGAAATATTAAAGCATTTAAGAAAAGACTATAAAAAAGAAACAGAAAGCGAAGAAGGAGTAGTTGCACCTTCTAAGGAAGTAGTAACAGGCTCTATATCTGGAATAGATATAATGGATTTAGAAGCTGCTGTAAAGGTGCTATGGAAAACAGGAATTTATGCAGAAAGTGGAATGGGGTGTACAGGACCAATTGTTCTTGTAAATGAAGAAAGAATAGATATTGCAACAGAAGTGCTAGCAAAAGCTGGTTTTATTGAAAAGGAAAGAGATATTTGTTAG
- a CDS encoding BMP family lipoprotein, producing MFKKGLAILLTVILVAGLLAGCGQKTPEQAEKTKLKIAMVTDVGGVNDQSFNQSAWEGLKRAEDELGIKVSYKESRQDADYGPNMESLLDEENDLIWGIGYKMGNLVKEEAEKNPEQKYAIVDYAYEKTPENLVGVVFKAEQSSFLVGYIAGKMTKTGKVGFVGGVKGNVIDGFEYGYRAGVKKANKDVKVLVQYADSFTDAAKGKAIANQMYKDGADIVFHAAGGVGDGIIEAAKEQNKFAIGVDRDQSNLAPENVLTSAMKHVDTAVFDIAKSLKEGKFPGGTTVVYGLKEGGVDIAPTSNKHVPADILKEVEDLKQQIIDGKIVVPYNEKTFSEFK from the coding sequence ATGTTTAAAAAGGGATTAGCAATTTTATTGACAGTAATACTTGTTGCTGGATTACTAGCAGGTTGTGGACAAAAAACACCAGAGCAAGCGGAAAAAACAAAATTAAAAATTGCTATGGTAACAGATGTAGGTGGAGTAAATGATCAATCGTTCAATCAATCAGCTTGGGAAGGCTTAAAAAGAGCTGAAGATGAATTAGGAATTAAAGTTTCTTATAAAGAATCTAGACAAGATGCTGACTACGGTCCAAACATGGAATCTTTATTAGATGAAGAGAATGATTTAATCTGGGGTATAGGATATAAAATGGGTAATTTAGTAAAAGAAGAAGCTGAAAAAAATCCTGAGCAAAAATATGCTATTGTTGACTATGCTTATGAAAAAACACCAGAAAATTTAGTAGGTGTAGTATTTAAAGCTGAGCAATCATCATTCCTTGTAGGTTATATAGCAGGGAAAATGACAAAAACTGGAAAAGTTGGATTTGTTGGTGGAGTTAAAGGAAATGTTATTGACGGATTTGAATATGGATACAGAGCAGGTGTAAAAAAAGCAAACAAAGATGTAAAAGTTTTAGTTCAATATGCTGATTCTTTTACAGATGCAGCTAAAGGTAAAGCAATTGCTAATCAAATGTATAAAGATGGCGCAGATATTGTATTCCATGCTGCTGGTGGTGTTGGTGATGGTATTATAGAAGCTGCTAAGGAACAAAATAAATTTGCAATTGGTGTAGATAGAGATCAAAGTAATCTAGCACCTGAAAACGTACTTACATCAGCAATGAAGCATGTAGATACTGCAGTTTTTGATATAGCAAAGAGTTTAAAAGAAGGAAAATTCCCAGGAGGAACAACAGTTGTTTATGGACTTAAAGAGGGTGGTGTAGATATTGCTCCAACTTCTAACAAGCATGTACCAGCTGATATTTTGAAAGAAGTAGAAGATCTAAAGCAACAAATTATAGATGGAAAAATTGTAGTTCCTTATAATGAAAAAACTTTTAGTGAATTTAAATAA
- a CDS encoding ABC transporter ATP-binding protein, producing MKNITKVFGNFTANDNINLTVHKGEVHALLGENGAGKTTLMNILYGLYQPTFGEIRINGKTVTMTDPNVAIQHGIGMVHQHFMLVEPFTVAENIILGKETTTSFGKLDIKEAVSHVEELSKKYGLYVDPYAKIEDITVGMQQRVEILKALYRGAEILILDEPTAVLTPQEIQDLIDIIRNLTKQGKSIIIITHKLKEIKQIADYCTIIRRGKHIDTVDVSVTTKEELANKMVGREVNFVVEKKERERGDVVLEINNLVVKDNRGINAVDGLSLKVHAGEILGIAGVDGNGQSELIEGITGLRKIESGKIIMQGKDITGRTPKEILEHKISTIPEDRQKRGLVLDFSVEENMILENYYKAPFAKNGILQKDKIKSFAKKLVERFDVRPQDETLKARALSGGNQQKVIIAREVTNNPELLIAAQPTRGLDVGAIEYVHKALVEQRDKNKAVLLVSLELDEIMNVSDRIAVIYEGKIVGIVEANKTDENTLGLMMAGGGTGNEK from the coding sequence ATGAAAAATATCACAAAGGTTTTTGGTAATTTCACTGCAAACGATAACATTAATTTGACGGTTCATAAAGGGGAAGTACATGCTTTATTAGGAGAAAATGGAGCAGGAAAAACTACGCTTATGAACATTTTGTATGGTCTATATCAGCCTACCTTTGGTGAAATAAGAATCAATGGGAAAACGGTAACAATGACAGATCCGAATGTAGCTATTCAACATGGAATAGGTATGGTACACCAGCATTTTATGCTTGTGGAGCCTTTTACAGTAGCAGAGAATATCATATTGGGAAAGGAAACGACTACTAGCTTTGGAAAGCTGGATATTAAGGAAGCGGTTTCACATGTGGAAGAATTGTCTAAAAAATATGGTCTTTATGTTGATCCTTATGCGAAAATAGAGGATATTACTGTAGGGATGCAACAAAGAGTAGAGATTTTAAAAGCATTATATAGGGGAGCTGAAATCTTAATCTTAGATGAGCCAACAGCTGTATTAACACCACAAGAAATTCAAGATTTAATAGATATAATTAGAAATCTTACTAAGCAGGGCAAATCTATAATTATAATTACTCATAAATTAAAAGAAATAAAACAAATTGCTGATTATTGTACAATTATTCGTAGAGGAAAGCATATTGATACAGTAGATGTTAGTGTAACTACTAAGGAAGAACTAGCAAATAAAATGGTTGGAAGAGAAGTAAATTTTGTTGTAGAAAAAAAAGAAAGAGAAAGGGGAGACGTTGTACTAGAAATAAATAATTTAGTAGTTAAGGATAATCGTGGGATTAATGCAGTAGATGGATTGTCTCTTAAAGTACATGCTGGAGAAATTTTAGGGATAGCAGGAGTTGATGGAAATGGACAAAGTGAATTAATTGAAGGGATTACAGGACTTAGAAAGATAGAATCAGGAAAAATAATTATGCAGGGAAAGGATATTACAGGAAGGACACCAAAAGAGATTTTAGAGCATAAGATTTCAACAATTCCAGAAGATAGACAAAAAAGAGGGTTAGTATTAGATTTTAGTGTTGAGGAAAATATGATATTAGAAAATTATTACAAAGCACCTTTTGCTAAAAATGGAATTCTTCAAAAAGATAAAATAAAAAGCTTTGCAAAAAAATTAGTAGAGAGGTTTGATGTTCGTCCTCAGGATGAGACGTTAAAGGCTCGTGCTTTATCAGGTGGAAATCAACAAAAGGTAATTATAGCAAGGGAAGTAACTAATAATCCAGAATTATTAATTGCAGCTCAACCTACTAGAGGTTTAGATGTAGGAGCTATTGAATATGTTCATAAGGCACTTGTAGAACAAAGAGATAAAAATAAGGCTGTGTTGCTTGTATCTCTAGAATTAGATGAGATAATGAATGTATCCGATAGAATTGCAGTAATTTATGAGGGAAAAATAGTAGGGATTGTAGAAGCAAATAAAACAGATGAAAATACGCTTGGTCTCATGATGGCAGGAGGAGGTACAGGCAATGAAAAATAA
- a CDS encoding ABC transporter permease — translation MKNKKNSLKEMLFSGNFTITLISILLGLAVGAIALKIAGYSPIEAYSVILNGIFGKPKYISYTIIYATPLIMTGLSVAFAFKTGLFNIGAEGQFIVGALVATLVGYFVKLPIVLHAIVVFAAAITAAGIWGAVAGFLKARFGVHEVIATIMLNWIALYLNNYVIMLEGFKRPNSEASYKIWDTATVGILEKWRYTDAGRVWLKAHPILQSIFKTPINLGIICAILLAVLVWFILSKTTLGYELRAVGSNKYAAEYGGINVNKSIIISMSIAGALAGAAGAMQVMGISKQVSILAAMEGYGFDGIAVSLIGSNGAFGCIFAGLLFGALKYGGPKIQSAMGAPSEIVSIVMGTIVYFIAMPKFIKMLLDARKRKEVK, via the coding sequence ATGAAAAATAAAAAAAATTCATTAAAAGAAATGTTATTTAGTGGAAATTTTACGATTACATTAATATCTATTTTGTTAGGACTTGCTGTAGGAGCTATTGCTTTAAAGATAGCAGGATATAGTCCAATAGAGGCATATTCAGTAATATTAAATGGTATATTTGGAAAGCCTAAATATATTTCATATACAATTATTTATGCTACACCTCTAATTATGACAGGGCTTTCAGTAGCATTTGCTTTTAAGACAGGATTGTTCAATATTGGTGCAGAAGGACAGTTTATTGTTGGAGCTTTAGTAGCGACATTAGTAGGTTATTTTGTGAAACTACCTATAGTGCTTCATGCTATTGTAGTATTTGCTGCGGCTATAACTGCTGCAGGTATATGGGGGGCAGTTGCAGGCTTTTTAAAGGCTAGATTTGGAGTTCATGAGGTTATTGCAACTATTATGTTAAACTGGATTGCTTTGTATTTAAATAATTATGTTATTATGCTAGAAGGTTTTAAAAGACCTAATAGTGAAGCATCTTATAAAATATGGGATACTGCAACAGTTGGAATTTTAGAGAAGTGGCGTTATACAGATGCAGGAAGAGTTTGGTTAAAAGCTCATCCAATACTGCAGAGTATTTTTAAAACACCTATAAATTTAGGAATTATTTGTGCTATTTTATTGGCTGTTTTGGTTTGGTTTATATTGAGCAAAACTACATTAGGATATGAATTAAGAGCTGTTGGTTCTAATAAATATGCTGCTGAATATGGTGGAATCAATGTAAATAAAAGTATAATTATTTCAATGAGTATAGCTGGAGCATTAGCAGGTGCTGCAGGTGCGATGCAAGTAATGGGTATATCAAAACAGGTTTCAATTTTAGCAGCTATGGAAGGATATGGATTTGATGGAATTGCAGTTTCTTTGATTGGTAGTAATGGAGCGTTTGGATGTATTTTTGCAGGATTACTTTTTGGGGCACTAAAATATGGAGGACCTAAAATACAATCTGCTATGGGAGCACCATCAGAGATTGTAAGTATTGTAATGGGAACGATTGTATACTTTATTGCTATGCCAAAATTCATCAAGATGCTTTTAGATGCAAGAAAAAGAAAAGAGGTGAAATAG
- a CDS encoding ABC transporter permease, with translation MIDNIGFILGTTLMYSTPLIFAALGGVISENSGVVNIGLEGMMTLGALVGATVGYFTGNPWLGLLCAGLAGGLLAILHAIASITFGADQVVSGIAINFLGPGIALFLSRIFFEGATMTKSIDLDNKIPRPLDGIFQQNSFFDLVFNQYATVYIALLLVFIVWYMLYKTKLGLRIRAVGEHPKAADTLGINIYKIRYFSVILSGIFAGFGGAAMSLAVVSNFRPTLISGQGFIALAAMIFGKWKPQGAMWACLLFGAAQGIVVFLGSTAISISSQILAMLPYIITLLVLIGFVGKSAGPAANGVPYEKGER, from the coding sequence GTGATTGATAATATAGGTTTTATTCTTGGGACGACATTAATGTATTCAACGCCACTTATTTTTGCAGCTTTAGGAGGGGTTATTTCTGAAAATTCAGGAGTTGTTAATATAGGTCTTGAAGGGATGATGACTCTAGGAGCGTTGGTAGGTGCAACAGTAGGGTATTTCACAGGAAATCCATGGTTAGGGCTACTCTGTGCAGGACTGGCAGGAGGATTATTAGCTATATTACACGCTATTGCATCTATTACATTTGGAGCAGATCAAGTAGTATCAGGGATTGCGATTAACTTTTTAGGACCAGGAATTGCATTGTTTTTAAGTCGTATATTTTTTGAAGGTGCTACTATGACAAAGTCTATTGATTTAGATAATAAAATCCCTAGACCTTTAGATGGAATATTTCAACAGAATTCATTCTTTGACTTGGTATTTAATCAGTATGCAACTGTATATATTGCATTGCTTTTAGTGTTTATTGTATGGTATATGCTTTATAAGACGAAGCTAGGGCTTAGAATTAGAGCTGTAGGAGAACATCCAAAAGCAGCAGATACATTAGGAATTAATATTTATAAAATTAGATATTTTAGTGTTATTTTGTCTGGTATATTTGCAGGCTTTGGAGGAGCGGCAATGAGTCTTGCAGTAGTTTCTAACTTTCGTCCTACATTGATTTCTGGACAAGGCTTTATTGCCCTTGCTGCTATGATTTTTGGAAAATGGAAGCCTCAAGGTGCTATGTGGGCTTGTTTATTGTTTGGTGCTGCTCAAGGTATAGTAGTATTCTTAGGTAGTACAGCTATTTCAATATCATCACAGATTTTAGCTATGCTGCCATATATCATAACATTATTAGTTTTAATAGGTTTTGTTGGAAAGTCTGCAGGTCCTGCAGCAAATGGTGTACCATATGAAAAAGGAGAGAGATAG